GCATGAGCCAGCTTGATCTGATCGTCCTTGGTGAAGCCACCGCTCGCCAACTCCTTGCGGAATTGCACGAGGTAGTCAGGCATCTTGGCCGCCAGGCTCTCGGAATCCTTGCGAAGCTCTTTATGATGCTTGCGAACGTCGTCGAGTTGTCGCCCATAGGCCGACAATTCGCTGCCGGCCACCAGCAGATTTCGCGACGTCACATAGATGGCCGGGTTTTCCATCCGTAAACCGAGTTCGCGGAGATATGCCTGATATTCCTGAATCGCCCCGAAGAGCTTGATCGAGAGCGGGGCCGCGGGCCGCGCACGTCGCGGCGGCAGGATCTCGCAATAGGCCGAGAAGATCTGCTCGATTCGGAGGATCGATCGACGCGTGGTTTCCTCCTCGGCGGTGCTATCGACGATGAGCTTGGTCGTCGCGCCCGGCTCGGCCGAAAACAACGCCGGATTTTCGTAATGCCATACGACGGCATCGCCCTTTTCGGAACGACGCAGATCGAACGCGGGCAACGTTTCGTTTTCGAACTGACGGCGATTCTTGAAATCCTCGATCCGTTGCATCAACTGCTGCCGCTCCCCTTCGGGAAGGCGAATGATCTGTTCGATCCGCTCCTGTGGATAACGCCAATACATCACCAGATTCATGGGCCGGCCGGGGGGACGCCGAAACTCGACGAAATCGACCGAATCGGGATTCTCGGCGACGATCAAGCCCCGCAGCACTCGCCCCTTTTCCGGTGCCGTCGCACCGGCGCGGGGCGGCTGCGATTTCGAGTCCGATTTAAGGTGCAATTCCTCCATCGGCAGCTTCGAGAGGCCAGCCAGGTCGAGCCCAACTTGGCCCCAAACCGGACCGGCACCTGCAAAGACGACGATCCACCAGCCCAACATGGCGCATCGCGGCGATGGCATCAAGCCGTCGAGCATCGTGGTCATGAAAGCAATCCCCGTTGGGAACGATGGAAACGCAGCACCTCATCCGCCAGCTTCGTGCGCCGCGAGCAAGAAGTCAATTCGGCGCGCCACTGCAAAACTCCTTGGCCATTTGAGACGTAGCGGAATTCGCCAGGATTCCGGCGGGCCGCGGATCCGAAAGCCGGCGAGGCGACTCGCCAGGAATCTTTGCCACGCCATTCGGCGCGGCGCGACGTCACGGTGCTGTAAATGGCGTCAGACTGGCCGTTGGCGAAGCAACCGCCGCAGGAGCACCTCGTCCACTCGCCCGCGAAACCGCTCGCGGCCATCGATCGCGATCACCGGCACACACTGGCCGTATCGGGCCGCCAGTACCGGATCTCGGTCAACGTCGATCAAATAGACCTCCAGGCCGTATTTTTGCAAAAGCGATTTGGCGTCGTCGCATAAATGGCATCCAATTCGCGTATAAAGCACAACTTCTAAGGGGGTCTTGTTCATGGCAGCAATAGGCGCGATTTCACGCGGCAACCTTTCCGGAGGCAATGGAGGGGGTTCCCGGCTTTTCTGCCGGTCTGCCCAGTTTAAAATAAATTCGTGGGAAGGACTTTACGAAAGATAGCTGCTGCTGGTAAATTTCGACAATTCTTGGTATCGTCAACACTTAGGGTTAATGCGCAGATTGGCGACGTACTGCGGAGACAGCTTCGCGACATACTGGGGAGCCCGCGCGTCAATGCCGGCCACTCGGTTAGAACACGCGCGGCGCCGGAATCGGAATGCCCAACATATCCGTCGAGAAATTTCTAGAGTGCGTCGAAAAGAGCGAGTTGGTTGAGAAGAACCAGCTCACGCAAGTGCTGGCGGCGTTGAAAGAAGCCGATCCCTCGGCGCTGGCCGACGCCGAGCGCTTGGCCACAAAGCTCATCGACGCCAAACTGCTGACTCGTTGGCAGTGCGACAGCTTGTTGCAGGCCCGAACCACGAACTTCGTGCTGGGCCAGTACAAATTGCTCGGCATGCTCGGCAAGGGGGGCATGAGCAGCGTCTATCTCGGCGAGCATTTGCGGATGAAGATCTTGCGGGCGATCAAGGTCTTGCCCGTCAGCCGCGTCAACGACTCGTCGTACTTGGAGCGGTTCGATCAAGAGGCGACTGCAGCCGCCAGATTGAACCATCCGAATATCGTTCAGGCGTACGACATTGGCCAGCA
Above is a genomic segment from Pirellulales bacterium containing:
- a CDS encoding DUF1570 domain-containing protein; translation: MTTMLDGLMPSPRCAMLGWWIVVFAGAGPVWGQVGLDLAGLSKLPMEELHLKSDSKSQPPRAGATAPEKGRVLRGLIVAENPDSVDFVEFRRPPGRPMNLVMYWRYPQERIEQIIRLPEGERQQLMQRIEDFKNRRQFENETLPAFDLRRSEKGDAVVWHYENPALFSAEPGATTKLIVDSTAEEETTRRSILRIEQIFSAYCEILPPRRARPAAPLSIKLFGAIQEYQAYLRELGLRMENPAIYVTSRNLLVAGSELSAYGRQLDDVRKHHKELRKDSESLAAKMPDYLVQFRKELASGGFTKDDQIKLAHAAEARFKRQQDDLDLQIHAAERKNVEEFDRVTELMFARLFHEAFHAYLENYVYPQSDHDVPRWLNEGLAQVFETGQLESGSLRLDAPDAARLKTLQQDLRSPQALSLAEILTADEGQFLVLHAGGGKASQRYYLYSWGLAFYLAFRQPLLETPALDRFVERSAASQPPIERFEQLVGMPLGEFEAKWRAEMLTMK
- a CDS encoding glutaredoxin family protein, producing the protein MNKTPLEVVLYTRIGCHLCDDAKSLLQKYGLEVYLIDVDRDPVLAARYGQCVPVIAIDGRERFRGRVDEVLLRRLLRQRPV